A DNA window from Stenotrophomonas sp. 57 contains the following coding sequences:
- a CDS encoding NAD-dependent succinate-semialdehyde dehydrogenase, whose protein sequence is MTVEIVDPATGQVTYRHELMGAADIEQRLQAAADAFPGWADRSLQDRGAILRQIAAQLRARRDDLQQAMTHEMGKLKAEALAEVDKCAAACEYYADHAADYLKPQLIDTEAQRSYVRYEPIGCVFAVMPWNFPVWQVFRFLAPAFMAGNVALLKHASNVPQCADLILAVCRDGGLPAGVFDVLHIDNDQAAEVLRDARVKAVTLTGSERAGRSIASNAGSQLKKSVMELGGSDAFVVLEDADLDKTVAAAVKSRFDNGGQTCIAAKRFIVVEAVADAFTQRFVDAAGQRQYGDPNDGATTLAPMARADLRDELHKQVQASVAKGARVLVGGEPIAGTHAGYPATVLDQVGPGMPAYDEELFGPVAAVIRVKDEADALRVANDTRFGLGGSVWTRDPVRGESFAQRMECGAAFVNAIVKSDARLPFGGSKESGFGRELADHGIHEFMNIKTVYVA, encoded by the coding sequence ATGACTGTCGAGATCGTCGACCCGGCCACCGGCCAGGTGACCTACCGCCATGAACTGATGGGCGCTGCCGACATCGAGCAGCGCCTGCAGGCCGCCGCCGATGCGTTTCCAGGCTGGGCCGATCGCTCTCTGCAGGACCGCGGCGCCATCCTGCGCCAGATCGCCGCGCAGCTGCGCGCACGGCGCGACGACCTGCAGCAGGCGATGACCCATGAGATGGGCAAGCTCAAGGCCGAGGCGCTGGCCGAAGTGGACAAGTGCGCCGCCGCCTGCGAGTACTACGCCGACCATGCTGCCGACTACCTCAAGCCGCAGTTGATCGACACCGAAGCCCAGCGCAGCTATGTGCGCTACGAGCCGATCGGCTGTGTGTTCGCAGTGATGCCTTGGAATTTCCCGGTCTGGCAGGTGTTCCGTTTCCTGGCACCGGCGTTCATGGCCGGCAATGTCGCCCTGCTCAAGCACGCCAGCAATGTGCCGCAGTGCGCCGACCTGATCCTGGCGGTGTGCCGTGACGGCGGCCTGCCGGCGGGTGTGTTCGACGTGCTGCACATCGACAACGACCAGGCCGCCGAGGTGCTGCGTGATGCGCGGGTAAAGGCCGTTACCCTCACCGGCAGCGAGCGGGCAGGGCGCTCCATCGCTTCCAACGCCGGCAGTCAGTTGAAGAAGTCGGTGATGGAACTGGGCGGCAGCGACGCGTTCGTGGTGCTCGAGGATGCCGACCTGGACAAGACCGTCGCCGCGGCCGTGAAGTCGCGCTTCGACAACGGCGGGCAGACCTGCATCGCGGCCAAGCGCTTCATCGTGGTCGAGGCGGTGGCCGATGCATTCACCCAGCGCTTCGTCGACGCCGCCGGCCAGCGCCAGTACGGTGATCCCAACGACGGTGCCACCACGCTGGCACCGATGGCCCGTGCCGACCTGCGCGACGAGCTGCACAAGCAGGTGCAGGCCAGCGTGGCCAAGGGCGCACGGGTCCTGGTGGGCGGGGAGCCAATTGCCGGAACCCACGCGGGCTATCCGGCCACGGTGCTCGACCAGGTGGGGCCGGGCATGCCGGCCTACGATGAGGAACTGTTCGGGCCGGTGGCGGCGGTGATCCGGGTCAAGGACGAAGCCGACGCGCTGCGCGTGGCCAACGACACCCGCTTCGGCCTGGGCGGCAGCGTGTGGACGCGCGACCCGGTGCGCGGCGAATCCTTTGCGCAGCGCATGGAATGCGGTGCAGCATTCGTCAACGCCATCGTCAAGAGCGACGCGCGGCTGCCATTTGGTGGCAGCAAGGAGTCTGGCTTCGGCCGCGAGCTTGCCGACCACGGCATCCATGAGTTCATGAACATCAAGACCGTCTACGTGGCCTGA
- a CDS encoding magnesium and cobalt transport protein CorA, with product MAGMSLPASASAPASANPTCVINCVHYDDKGKRHDISLDAISDVIASGNGFVWVGLYDPNEDVLLKLQEEFCLHDLAIEDARNAHQRPKVETYGNSLFVVVTTAQMVDERIQYGETHAFLGPRFLVTVRHGASLSYAPVRARVEREPQLLKMGPSYCLYAVTDFVVDNYLPIVHRFRDTLDLLEKDIFADTYKRSTVVRLYELKRELNKMRMAVAPLQDVLAQIRRYQGELIPDEVKLYVRDVHDHAVRISDVIDTLREMLGTALSVNLSLVTLAQGETVKRLGAWAALLAAPTLITSWYGMNFSHMPELSQPWSYPLMIVGVGGVCVGLYRLFKRSGWL from the coding sequence ATGGCGGGCATGTCATTGCCCGCCTCCGCTTCCGCCCCGGCTTCGGCCAACCCTACCTGCGTCATCAACTGCGTCCACTACGATGACAAGGGCAAACGCCACGACATCAGCCTGGACGCCATCAGCGATGTCATTGCCAGCGGCAACGGCTTCGTGTGGGTCGGCCTGTACGACCCCAACGAAGACGTGCTGCTGAAACTGCAGGAAGAATTCTGCCTGCACGACCTGGCCATCGAGGATGCGCGCAATGCGCACCAGCGGCCCAAGGTCGAGACCTACGGCAATTCGCTGTTCGTGGTGGTGACCACCGCGCAGATGGTCGACGAGCGCATCCAGTACGGCGAAACCCACGCCTTCCTCGGCCCGCGCTTCCTGGTGACGGTGCGCCACGGCGCCTCGCTGTCCTACGCCCCGGTACGCGCGCGGGTCGAGCGCGAGCCCCAGCTGCTGAAGATGGGCCCGTCGTACTGCCTGTATGCGGTGACCGACTTCGTGGTCGACAACTACCTGCCCATCGTGCACCGCTTCCGCGACACCCTGGACCTGCTGGAAAAGGACATCTTCGCCGACACCTACAAGCGCAGCACCGTGGTGCGGCTGTACGAGCTCAAGCGCGAACTGAACAAGATGCGCATGGCAGTCGCGCCGCTGCAGGATGTGCTGGCCCAGATCCGGCGCTATCAGGGCGAGCTGATTCCCGACGAAGTGAAGCTGTACGTGCGCGACGTGCATGACCATGCGGTGCGCATCAGCGACGTGATCGACACCCTGCGCGAGATGCTGGGCACTGCGCTGAGCGTAAACCTGTCGCTGGTGACACTGGCACAGGGCGAGACGGTAAAGCGGCTGGGTGCCTGGGCCGCGCTGCTGGCCGCGCCGACGCTGATCACCAGCTGGTATGGCATGAACTTCAGCCACATGCCGGAGCTGAGCCAACCGTGGTCGTACCCGCTGATGATCGTTGGCGTGGGCGGCGTGTGCGTGGGCCTGTACCGGTTGTTCAAGCGTTCGGGCTGGCTGTAG
- a CDS encoding DUF4105 domain-containing protein — MKRGGLILTLWLALCVLAMPLPLAAFAQPVAATPAAPGTSAEAPAPRIGVVTMQPGTVFFERFGHDAIVVVDPLSGEATSYNFGYFDPSEDDFISRFARGDMMYYLVALPLQQDLSYYDETGRGASVQWLDLRPDQARALAADLAERAKPENARYHYDYYTANCATMVRDTVDKALGGGLQSQLAGRSRGNTYRSESVRLASPAPWMWLGFDVGLGPFADQPLSRWQEAFVPMRLADALRQARNSDGRPLVQSEQELLPHRIAPEPKEFARRWWPWLVCGLVVAAGVLALRHRPRLLAGLALPFWLLCALFGGVLVFLWGFSIHYAAWANRNLLLLSPLAVLLLPGAIALLRRRVPGRMFRVVLWLLAVQAVAALVLHWLSLQAQYNVQWIVLLLPVHVALAWVLGRRPHLSETRP, encoded by the coding sequence GCGCGGTGGCCTGATCCTGACGCTGTGGCTGGCACTGTGCGTGCTGGCCATGCCCCTCCCGCTGGCCGCGTTCGCGCAGCCCGTGGCGGCCACACCTGCTGCCCCCGGCACCAGCGCCGAGGCCCCTGCCCCGCGCATCGGCGTGGTGACCATGCAGCCGGGCACGGTGTTCTTCGAACGCTTCGGCCATGACGCCATCGTCGTGGTCGATCCGCTCAGCGGCGAAGCGACCTCGTACAACTTCGGCTACTTCGATCCGTCCGAAGACGATTTCATCAGCCGCTTCGCACGCGGCGACATGATGTACTACCTGGTAGCGCTGCCGCTGCAGCAGGACCTGTCGTACTACGACGAGACCGGCCGCGGTGCCAGCGTGCAGTGGCTGGACCTGCGTCCGGACCAGGCCCGCGCACTGGCCGCCGACCTGGCCGAACGGGCCAAGCCGGAAAACGCGCGCTACCACTACGACTACTACACCGCCAATTGCGCCACGATGGTGCGCGACACCGTGGACAAGGCACTGGGTGGCGGCCTGCAGTCACAGCTGGCCGGCCGTTCGCGCGGCAACACCTACCGCAGCGAATCGGTGCGACTGGCCTCGCCGGCACCGTGGATGTGGCTGGGCTTCGACGTCGGCCTGGGGCCGTTCGCCGACCAGCCGCTGTCACGCTGGCAGGAAGCCTTCGTGCCGATGCGCCTGGCCGACGCGCTGCGCCAGGCACGCAACAGCGACGGTCGGCCCCTGGTGCAGTCCGAGCAGGAACTGCTGCCGCACCGCATCGCCCCGGAGCCGAAGGAGTTCGCGCGTCGCTGGTGGCCGTGGCTGGTGTGCGGCCTGGTGGTCGCCGCCGGCGTGCTGGCGCTGCGCCACCGTCCGCGCCTGCTGGCCGGGCTGGCGCTGCCGTTCTGGCTGCTGTGTGCCCTGTTCGGCGGCGTGCTGGTGTTCCTGTGGGGCTTCAGCATCCACTACGCAGCGTGGGCCAACCGTAACCTGCTGCTGCTTTCGCCGCTGGCCGTGCTGCTGCTGCCGGGTGCGATCGCCCTGCTGCGCCGGCGCGTGCCGGGGCGCATGTTCAGGGTGGTGCTGTGGCTGCTGGCGGTGCAGGCCGTGGCCGCGCTGGTACTGCACTGGCTGAGCCTGCAGGCGCAGTACAACGTGCAGTGGATCGTGCTGCTGCTGCCGGTACACGTCGCCCTGGCGTGGGTGCTGGGGCGTCGTCCTCACTTGTCCGAAACACGGCCCTGA